A single Microbacterium protaetiae DNA region contains:
- a CDS encoding LemA family protein — protein sequence MEWLIPVIVVVAVILIIGIYLWATYNSLVQLNVRVDEAWSDITVQLKRRADLLPNLIEAVKGYAAHEKAVFENVTQARAETLGASGPAEAGVAEGHMQQALKSIFAVAEAYPQLQASQNFLQLQQNIVDTEDKIQASRRFYNGGVRELNTKIKVFPNNLFARNLGFHEREFFEVVDGAAIAEPPRVQF from the coding sequence ATGGAATGGCTGATCCCGGTAATCGTCGTCGTCGCAGTGATCCTCATCATCGGGATCTATCTGTGGGCCACCTACAATTCGCTTGTCCAGCTGAACGTGCGCGTCGACGAGGCGTGGAGCGACATCACCGTGCAGCTCAAGCGCCGTGCCGACTTGCTGCCCAACCTCATCGAAGCGGTCAAGGGGTATGCCGCGCATGAGAAAGCGGTGTTCGAGAATGTGACACAGGCGCGCGCCGAGACGCTGGGCGCGTCGGGTCCGGCCGAGGCAGGTGTGGCCGAGGGACACATGCAGCAGGCGCTGAAGTCGATCTTCGCCGTCGCCGAGGCCTACCCGCAGCTGCAGGCCAGCCAGAACTTTCTGCAGCTGCAGCAGAACATCGTCGACACCGAAGACAAGATCCAGGCGTCGCGCCGGTTCTACAACGGCGGTGTGCGCGAGCTGAACACCAAGATCAAGGTGTTCCCCAACAACCTGTTCGCTCGCAACCTGGGCTTCCACGAACGCGAGTTCTTCGAGGTCGTCGACGGTGCGGCCATCGCCGAGCCGCCCAGGGTTCAATTCTGA
- a CDS encoding DUF4381 family protein yields MHAVIAELAILAAATPSPTPTGPDPATVTPGPWGFVAVAFLALAVVVLLWDMMRRIRRARYRAQVREELDAEQAEGAAAARATRTDTQDVDASGEDERH; encoded by the coding sequence ATGCACGCAGTGATCGCCGAGCTCGCGATCCTCGCCGCCGCCACCCCGAGCCCGACGCCCACCGGGCCCGATCCTGCGACGGTGACTCCCGGGCCGTGGGGATTCGTCGCCGTGGCGTTCCTCGCGCTGGCCGTCGTGGTGCTGCTGTGGGACATGATGCGGCGCATCCGCCGCGCGCGATACCGCGCGCAGGTGCGTGAAGAACTCGACGCGGAACAGGCAGAAGGCGCCGCCGCTGCCCGCGCTACGCGCACCGATACCCAGGACGTCGACGCCTCCGGGGAGGACGAACGCCATTAG
- a CDS encoding D-arabinono-1,4-lactone oxidase, translating into MTRPGGEWRNWGRSARIHPQRVEYPNSTDAVRRAVQSARRRGLKVKAVGAGHSFTGIAAAPGVLLDLRDLTGVVRVDRERSRVTLRAGTRLFEIPRLLAPYSLAMQNLGDIDRQTISGAISTGTHGTGARFGGLATQVVGAVLVTADGELLRVDEEHEPELLPAVALGLGALGVLVEVTLQCVPAFILHAVDEPGPLAAVLESIPGRVADADHFEFYWFPHTEVGLTKTNTRLPATAPRHPLAPMGRWVDEELLSNGVYSAACALGTALPPVVPRFSRLAVRLTGDREYTDWSHRVFTQHRGVRFREMEYALPAEHVRTAFDRLRALIAEQRWRISFPVEVRFAAADELWLSTAHGRDSAYIAVHRYWRENPTDYFEAVEQIMLELGGRPHWGKMHTLDAAALRERYPRFDDFVRLRDRLDPERMFENAYLRRVLGG; encoded by the coding sequence GTGACACGACCGGGCGGCGAATGGCGCAACTGGGGACGATCGGCACGCATCCACCCGCAGCGGGTGGAGTATCCGAACAGCACCGATGCCGTGCGCCGGGCGGTGCAGTCCGCGCGCCGCCGCGGGCTCAAGGTCAAGGCCGTCGGCGCCGGTCACAGTTTCACCGGCATCGCCGCCGCGCCCGGCGTGCTGCTGGATCTGCGCGACCTGACCGGCGTGGTGCGCGTGGATCGCGAGCGCAGCCGGGTCACGTTGCGCGCGGGAACGAGACTCTTCGAGATCCCACGCCTGCTGGCGCCGTACTCCCTGGCGATGCAGAACCTCGGCGACATCGACCGGCAGACGATCTCGGGCGCCATCTCGACCGGCACCCACGGCACCGGGGCCCGGTTCGGGGGCCTTGCCACACAGGTCGTGGGAGCCGTGCTGGTCACCGCCGACGGCGAACTGCTGCGAGTCGACGAGGAACACGAGCCCGAGCTGCTGCCGGCGGTCGCGCTGGGGCTCGGTGCCCTCGGCGTGCTCGTCGAGGTCACGCTGCAATGCGTGCCGGCCTTCATCCTGCACGCCGTCGACGAGCCGGGACCGCTGGCCGCGGTGCTCGAGTCCATTCCCGGGCGCGTCGCCGATGCCGACCATTTCGAGTTCTACTGGTTTCCGCACACCGAGGTCGGGCTGACCAAGACCAACACCCGGTTGCCGGCGACCGCGCCGCGGCATCCGCTGGCCCCGATGGGCAGGTGGGTCGATGAAGAGCTGCTCTCGAACGGCGTCTACAGTGCAGCCTGCGCGCTGGGTACCGCGCTACCCCCGGTTGTCCCGCGATTCTCGCGCCTGGCGGTGCGACTCACGGGCGACCGCGAATACACCGACTGGTCGCACCGCGTTTTCACGCAGCACCGGGGCGTGCGGTTCCGCGAGATGGAGTACGCGCTTCCGGCCGAGCACGTGCGCACCGCGTTCGACCGGCTGCGTGCGCTCATCGCCGAGCAGCGTTGGCGCATCTCGTTCCCGGTCGAAGTGCGCTTCGCGGCCGCCGACGAGCTGTGGCTGTCGACCGCGCACGGCCGTGACAGCGCGTACATCGCCGTGCACCGGTACTGGCGTGAGAATCCGACCGACTATTTCGAGGCGGTCGAGCAGATCATGCTCGAGCTGGGTGGGCGCCCGCACTGGGGCAAGATGCACACGCTGGATGCCGCGGCCTTGCGTGAGCGCTACCCGCGATTCGACGACTTCGTGCGGCTGCGCGATCGGCTGGATCCCGAGCGCATGTTCGAGAACGCATACCTGCGCCGCGTGCTCGGTGGGTAA
- a CDS encoding alanine racemase, with product MSLDLLAAPDGAATRPWSDPAEYWGAMTDAVAELSGPVAAVNLAALRYNALDMVVRSGGVPIRVASKSVRVRAIVEATLAVAGYRGILAFTLPEALWLAGNGHDDIVVGYPTADRAAIAQLASDPAAASRITLMVDSLAQLDLIDAVAAPATRPAIRLCIDADASWRAPALGHIGVRRSPVHDVAEVATLARGIAARAGFQLVGLMMYEAQIAGQPDKDGASDPVIRWMQRRSADELLARRAAIVDALREIAPLEFVNGGGTGSLELTASDQSVTEVTAGSGLLAGHLFDRYRIFDPAPAAAFALEVVRKPAPDIVTVLGGGWIASGPPVASRQPLPVWPQGLHTLAREGAGEVQTPLQGQSARSLQVGDRVWFRHAKSGELAERVDAYQLIESDRIVGEAPTYRGEGRAFL from the coding sequence ATGAGCCTCGACTTGCTCGCAGCCCCCGATGGCGCTGCCACGCGCCCGTGGTCCGACCCCGCGGAATATTGGGGTGCGATGACGGATGCTGTCGCCGAACTGTCCGGTCCTGTCGCCGCCGTCAACCTGGCTGCGCTGCGCTACAACGCGCTGGACATGGTGGTGCGTTCCGGCGGCGTTCCGATCCGTGTGGCCAGCAAGTCGGTCCGTGTGCGGGCGATAGTGGAAGCCACGCTCGCCGTCGCCGGGTACCGCGGCATCCTCGCCTTCACACTTCCCGAGGCGCTCTGGCTCGCAGGCAACGGCCACGACGACATCGTCGTCGGATATCCCACCGCCGATCGTGCCGCCATCGCCCAGCTGGCGAGTGACCCGGCTGCGGCATCCCGCATCACCCTCATGGTCGACTCTCTCGCCCAGCTCGACCTCATCGACGCGGTGGCAGCGCCCGCGACACGCCCCGCGATCCGGCTGTGCATCGACGCCGATGCGTCGTGGCGGGCGCCCGCGCTCGGCCACATCGGGGTGCGCCGCTCGCCCGTGCACGACGTCGCGGAGGTGGCGACGCTGGCCCGCGGCATCGCCGCACGGGCCGGCTTCCAGCTCGTCGGGCTGATGATGTATGAGGCGCAGATCGCCGGGCAGCCTGACAAAGACGGGGCCTCCGACCCGGTCATCCGCTGGATGCAGCGGCGCTCGGCCGATGAGCTGCTGGCCCGGCGGGCGGCGATCGTCGATGCCCTGCGTGAGATAGCTCCGCTCGAGTTCGTCAACGGGGGAGGCACCGGTTCGCTGGAGTTGACCGCCTCTGACCAGTCGGTCACCGAAGTCACCGCCGGCAGCGGGTTGCTGGCAGGCCACTTGTTCGACCGCTACCGGATCTTCGATCCGGCCCCGGCGGCGGCGTTCGCCCTCGAAGTGGTGCGCAAGCCGGCGCCCGACATCGTCACGGTGCTCGGCGGTGGGTGGATAGCCTCGGGCCCGCCCGTCGCCTCGCGTCAGCCGTTGCCGGTCTGGCCGCAGGGACTGCACACGCTCGCTCGCGAGGGTGCGGGTGAGGTGCAGACTCCGCTGCAGGGACAGAGCGCGCGCTCGTTGCAGGTCGGCGATCGCGTCTGGTTCCGGCACGCCAAGAGCGGCGAGCTCGCCGAACGCGTCGATGCGTATCAGCTGATCGAGTCGGATCGCATCGTCGGCGAGGCGCCGACGTATCGCGGTGAGGGAAGGGCCTTTCTGTGA
- a CDS encoding DUF4307 domain-containing protein produces the protein MTTQQMLDDRYGRTRSPRARLWRWIAGVVAAVVVGAVLVWMAFGNTADAVDADATGYQVVDARTVAVTFQVTAPTGSAVVCVLEADDEEHGIVGWKVVRLAASTTHTHAYSESIPTVGPATTGLVNTCWVS, from the coding sequence ATGACAACGCAGCAGATGCTCGATGATCGATATGGTCGCACGCGTTCGCCGCGCGCCCGACTGTGGCGATGGATCGCCGGGGTCGTCGCTGCCGTCGTGGTCGGCGCGGTGCTTGTGTGGATGGCGTTCGGCAACACCGCCGACGCGGTCGACGCCGATGCGACCGGGTATCAGGTCGTCGACGCCCGCACGGTCGCTGTGACGTTCCAGGTGACCGCTCCCACCGGCAGCGCTGTGGTGTGCGTTTTGGAGGCAGACGACGAGGAACACGGCATCGTCGGCTGGAAGGTCGTGCGGCTTGCGGCATCCACCACCCACACCCACGCCTACAGCGAGTCCATCCCCACCGTGGGGCCGGCGACGACCGGTTTGGTGAACACCTGTTGGGTGTCATAA
- a CDS encoding AI-2E family transporter has protein sequence MAESDGKPRPSLREALTQRIVGTESGATVPTSLRIAAAYAWRLLLVAAALALAIWLIIELKLLVIPLLVAILVTALLWPAFSFMLRHGMPRVPAIIIAVIGTLAIVAGLMWLVGWQVSVQWDQVKERTTGAVDALRAYLVHGPLGLTEAQIDDMLAQVWKVAQEQAELLWSGALAIGSTVGHIGTGFVLSVFILLCLLTDGAGIWRWMVRLFPQRARLAVDGAGRAGWNTLVNYARTQMLVATIDAVGIGLGAFLLGVPLAVPVAVLVFLGSFVPIVGAVVTGALAVFLALVYNGWWIALWMLVVVLGVQQLEGHILQPLLMGSAVKVHPLAVVLVVAGGAMIGGIPGALFAVPLAAFINVAAVYLTNRAWEGDKALDGVDLIWNTVPRTRKGSA, from the coding sequence GTGGCAGAGTCCGACGGTAAACCTCGCCCCTCCTTGCGGGAGGCCCTGACGCAGCGCATCGTGGGCACCGAGTCGGGTGCCACCGTGCCGACGTCGTTGCGCATCGCCGCCGCGTATGCCTGGCGCCTGCTGCTGGTGGCCGCCGCGCTGGCGCTGGCCATCTGGCTGATCATCGAGCTGAAGCTGCTTGTGATTCCGCTGCTGGTGGCGATTCTCGTGACCGCGCTGCTGTGGCCGGCGTTCTCGTTCATGCTGCGACATGGGATGCCGAGGGTGCCCGCCATCATCATTGCCGTGATCGGCACCCTCGCCATCGTCGCCGGGCTGATGTGGCTGGTCGGCTGGCAGGTCAGCGTGCAGTGGGACCAGGTCAAGGAACGCACCACCGGCGCCGTCGACGCTTTGCGCGCCTATCTGGTGCACGGGCCGCTGGGCCTGACCGAGGCGCAGATCGACGACATGCTGGCGCAGGTGTGGAAGGTCGCGCAGGAGCAGGCCGAGTTGCTCTGGTCGGGGGCGCTGGCCATCGGCAGCACCGTCGGGCACATCGGCACCGGATTCGTGTTGTCGGTGTTCATCCTGCTGTGCCTGCTCACCGACGGCGCCGGCATCTGGCGCTGGATGGTGCGCCTGTTCCCGCAACGCGCGCGGCTCGCCGTGGACGGCGCGGGGCGTGCGGGATGGAACACCCTGGTCAACTACGCGCGCACACAGATGCTGGTGGCCACGATCGACGCCGTCGGCATCGGTCTGGGGGCCTTTCTGCTCGGTGTTCCGCTGGCTGTGCCGGTGGCCGTCCTGGTCTTCCTGGGCTCGTTCGTGCCCATCGTCGGTGCGGTCGTCACCGGAGCGCTGGCGGTCTTTCTCGCCCTGGTCTACAACGGCTGGTGGATCGCGCTGTGGATGCTGGTGGTCGTCTTGGGCGTGCAGCAGCTCGAAGGGCACATCCTGCAGCCGCTGCTGATGGGATCTGCCGTGAAAGTCCATCCCCTCGCCGTCGTGCTCGTGGTCGCCGGCGGCGCGATGATCGGCGGAATTCCGGGTGCGCTGTTCGCCGTACCCCTGGCTGCCTTCATCAACGTCGCCGCGGTCTATCTCACCAATCGTGCGTGGGAGGGCGACAAGGCGCTCGACGGCGTCGATCTCATTTGGAACACGGTGCCCCGCACCAGGAAAGGAAGCGCATGA
- a CDS encoding isoprenyl transferase, whose amino-acid sequence MTSARSSQGQGPLYRLYIGRLRRQLAPATVPGHVAMMIDGNRRWARQLGYRTAAEGHRAGAAKMREFLGWCDDVGVKVVSLYLLSLDNLRKREPQELSDLIEIIAELADSLSRVGDWRVQHVGRREALPDELARVLADAQERTKDHRGLHVNLAVGYGGRGEIVDAVRSIIQQHDERGGTLEELAASLTPEQIGEHLYTGGQPDPDLVIRTSGEQRLSDFLLWQSAHSEFYFVEALGPDLREVDFLRAIRDYADRDRRFGG is encoded by the coding sequence GTGACGTCCGCGCGGTCCAGCCAAGGTCAGGGGCCCCTCTATCGCCTGTACATCGGACGGCTGCGCCGGCAGCTCGCCCCGGCGACGGTCCCCGGCCATGTCGCCATGATGATCGACGGCAATCGGCGGTGGGCGCGTCAGCTCGGCTATCGCACGGCCGCCGAGGGGCACCGCGCCGGCGCGGCGAAGATGCGCGAATTCCTGGGCTGGTGCGACGACGTCGGCGTGAAGGTCGTCTCGTTGTATCTTCTCTCGTTGGACAACCTTCGCAAGCGCGAGCCACAGGAGCTTTCCGATCTCATCGAAATCATCGCCGAACTCGCCGACAGCCTCTCGCGTGTCGGCGACTGGCGGGTACAGCATGTGGGGCGCCGAGAGGCACTGCCCGACGAGCTTGCCCGGGTTCTGGCCGACGCGCAAGAGCGCACGAAGGACCACCGCGGGCTGCACGTCAACCTCGCCGTCGGCTATGGCGGGCGCGGCGAGATCGTCGACGCGGTGCGCAGCATCATCCAGCAGCATGATGAACGCGGCGGCACACTCGAAGAGCTCGCCGCCAGCCTCACCCCCGAACAGATCGGCGAGCACCTTTACACCGGCGGGCAGCCCGATCCCGATCTGGTGATCCGCACCTCGGGGGAGCAGCGCCTGAGCGACTTTCTGCTGTGGCAGTCTGCGCACAGCGAGTTCTACTTCGTCGAGGCGCTGGGACCCGATCTGCGCGAGGTCGACTTTCTTCGGGCGATCCGCGATTATGCCGACCGCGATCGGCGATTCGGCGGATAG
- the ilvA gene encoding threonine ammonia-lyase, with the protein MTAPTLAEFTDAASALRGVITQTPIDQSLYLSELLGVPVHLKLENLQRTGSFKIRGASYRLSRLTAEERARGVVAASAGNHAQGVALAAQQLGIAATIFMPLGVPVPKLLATRGYGADVVLEGATVETPLRLAAEFAERTGAVLIHPFDHRDIITGQGTLGLELWDALHDLDTVIVGIGGGGLIAGVAAAVKARAAADGRTVRVIGVQAENSAAYPPSLAAGHPIEVATTPTIADGIAVARPGDIPFEIIHDLVDEVVTVSEDDIARALLVLLERAKQVVEPAGAVGVAAILAGKVTATGTTATVLSGGNIDPLLLQRVVAHGLAASDRYMSLRIPLPDRPGQLAQVSELLAQAGANVIEVLHTRHGQGLQISEVILQLSVETRGAEHRAHVMDTLRGAGFDPMVVED; encoded by the coding sequence ATGACCGCTCCCACCCTCGCCGAATTCACTGACGCAGCCTCGGCGCTGAGGGGAGTGATCACACAGACGCCGATCGACCAGTCGCTGTATCTGTCCGAACTTCTGGGCGTTCCGGTGCATCTGAAGCTGGAGAACCTGCAGCGCACCGGCTCATTCAAGATCCGCGGAGCCAGCTACCGACTCTCCCGGCTGACGGCCGAAGAGCGAGCACGCGGCGTGGTGGCGGCATCCGCCGGAAACCACGCGCAGGGAGTGGCGCTGGCCGCGCAGCAGCTGGGCATCGCCGCCACGATCTTCATGCCGCTCGGGGTTCCGGTTCCCAAGCTGCTGGCCACCCGCGGATATGGTGCCGACGTCGTGCTCGAGGGCGCCACCGTCGAGACGCCGCTGCGACTGGCGGCCGAATTCGCCGAACGCACCGGCGCCGTGCTGATCCACCCGTTCGACCACCGCGACATCATCACGGGGCAGGGCACGCTGGGGCTCGAACTGTGGGACGCCCTGCACGATCTCGACACCGTGATCGTGGGCATCGGCGGGGGCGGGCTCATCGCGGGCGTCGCCGCGGCGGTGAAGGCGCGCGCGGCAGCCGACGGGCGCACGGTGCGGGTCATCGGCGTGCAGGCCGAGAACTCTGCCGCCTACCCGCCCTCGCTTGCCGCCGGCCACCCGATCGAGGTCGCCACCACCCCGACGATCGCCGACGGCATCGCGGTCGCCCGACCCGGCGACATCCCGTTCGAGATCATCCACGACCTCGTGGACGAGGTCGTCACGGTCAGCGAAGACGATATAGCCCGCGCCCTGCTGGTTCTTCTGGAGCGCGCCAAGCAGGTCGTCGAACCTGCCGGCGCGGTGGGCGTGGCAGCGATCCTGGCCGGAAAGGTGACGGCCACCGGCACCACCGCGACGGTGCTGTCGGGAGGCAACATCGACCCGCTGCTGCTGCAGCGGGTGGTGGCCCACGGGCTTGCGGCATCCGATCGCTACATGAGCTTGCGCATTCCACTGCCCGATCGTCCGGGACAGCTCGCCCAGGTGTCAGAGCTGCTCGCCCAGGCGGGCGCGAACGTCATCGAGGTGCTGCACACCCGGCACGGCCAAGGGCTGCAGATCAGCGAGGTGATCCTTCAGCTGAGCGTCGAGACGCGCGGTGCCGAGCACCGGGCGCACGTGATGGACACGCTGCGCGGCGCGGGCTTCGACCCGATGGTGGTCGAAGACTGA
- a CDS encoding aminotransferase class V-fold PLP-dependent enzyme, which translates to MSDLEAYIASFDTEPGYLDWAAFGPLSARVRAEMHADAELLATGRRSGIDLVSGHVGVARELLAELLDAPTDQVVLQPSTSYGLMQALYGLRGRVLLSRAEFPSLTVTATRAASLRDDLRVQWMDPDGGFVTADAVRSALTDEVTAVAVSLVDFRTGFLADLSALREAIGDRMLIVDAIQGFGVVDADYAAADVVCGNGYKWLRAARGTGWARFSERARTRIEPVLSGFAGTTVDLPVDEVPAAASTAQAFTVTGSDILAAGRLATGLEEVRDAGVAGIADAVADRADEIIAAADEYGIAVVTPHDRARRAGIVALAPEPTEAAGLSAALANSGLTFTARSGLIRLAPHAGTDASTLQLLRDALGVFVTERSR; encoded by the coding sequence GTGAGCGATCTGGAAGCGTACATCGCGTCGTTCGATACCGAGCCGGGCTATCTTGACTGGGCGGCGTTCGGCCCGCTGTCTGCGCGCGTACGCGCCGAGATGCACGCAGACGCCGAGCTGCTGGCAACCGGCCGCCGTTCGGGGATCGATCTGGTGAGTGGGCATGTCGGTGTCGCACGAGAGCTGCTGGCCGAGCTGCTGGACGCCCCGACCGACCAAGTGGTGCTGCAGCCCTCGACCTCATATGGCCTCATGCAGGCCCTCTACGGACTGCGGGGCCGGGTTCTGCTCTCGCGCGCCGAGTTCCCGAGTCTGACCGTCACTGCCACCCGGGCGGCATCGTTGCGCGACGACCTGCGGGTTCAGTGGATGGACCCGGACGGTGGTTTTGTCACCGCCGATGCCGTGCGCTCGGCACTGACCGATGAGGTCACCGCGGTCGCTGTCAGCCTCGTCGACTTCCGCACCGGATTTCTCGCCGATCTCTCGGCACTGCGCGAGGCCATCGGCGACAGGATGCTGATCGTCGATGCCATCCAGGGGTTCGGCGTGGTCGACGCCGATTACGCCGCCGCTGACGTCGTCTGCGGAAACGGGTACAAATGGCTGAGGGCGGCTCGAGGCACAGGCTGGGCGCGCTTCAGCGAACGCGCGCGCACCAGGATCGAGCCGGTGCTGTCGGGCTTCGCCGGGACCACGGTCGACCTTCCCGTCGACGAGGTGCCGGCTGCGGCATCCACCGCCCAGGCTTTCACCGTCACCGGCAGTGACATCCTCGCCGCCGGCCGGCTTGCCACCGGGCTCGAGGAGGTGCGGGATGCCGGAGTGGCGGGGATCGCCGACGCGGTGGCCGATCGTGCCGATGAGATCATCGCCGCCGCCGACGAGTACGGCATCGCCGTCGTGACGCCGCACGATCGCGCGCGGCGCGCGGGCATCGTCGCCCTGGCGCCCGAGCCGACCGAAGCTGCCGGGCTCTCGGCGGCGCTGGCCAACAGCGGGTTGACGTTCACCGCGCGGTCGGGCCTGATCCGGCTCGCGCCGCACGCCGGCACCGACGCGAGCACTCTGCAGCTGCTGCGCGACGCACTCGGGGTCTTCGTCACCGAGCGATCGCGCTGA
- the trhA gene encoding PAQR family membrane homeostasis protein TrhA, which yields MPQLPLLEAASADAGDDIKPTWRGWIHAGTFPVAIAVGIVLIVLADGAPAKWAAAVFMATSLLLFGNSALYHRFNWKPTTKAVLKRIDHANILLLIAGTYTPLAVLALPTHKTVLLLSIVWTGAILGILFRVFWINAPRWLYVALYLALGWAAVMYIVPLFQASVAMMILVIVGGLLYTGGAIVYALKRPNPWPGRFGFHEIFHVCTVLAFLCHWTASLLISLHPAFHGG from the coding sequence ATGCCACAGCTGCCGTTGCTGGAGGCCGCCTCTGCTGATGCGGGCGACGACATCAAGCCCACCTGGCGCGGCTGGATCCATGCCGGCACCTTTCCCGTCGCGATAGCGGTCGGCATCGTTCTCATCGTGCTCGCCGACGGTGCGCCGGCCAAGTGGGCGGCCGCCGTTTTCATGGCCACCTCACTGCTCTTGTTCGGCAACTCGGCGCTCTACCACCGCTTCAACTGGAAGCCCACGACCAAGGCTGTTCTCAAGCGCATCGATCACGCCAACATTCTGCTGTTGATCGCGGGAACCTACACGCCCCTGGCGGTGCTGGCTCTGCCGACGCACAAGACCGTGCTGCTGCTGTCGATAGTGTGGACGGGCGCCATCCTCGGCATCCTCTTCCGCGTGTTCTGGATCAACGCGCCCCGCTGGCTCTACGTCGCGCTCTATCTGGCGCTGGGCTGGGCCGCGGTGATGTATATCGTGCCGTTGTTCCAGGCGAGTGTGGCGATGATGATCCTCGTCATCGTCGGCGGATTGCTCTACACCGGCGGTGCCATCGTCTACGCGCTCAAGCGTCCGAACCCGTGGCCCGGACGATTCGGCTTCCACGAGATCTTCCACGTGTGCACCGTGCTGGCGTTCCTGTGCCACTGGACGGCGTCGCTGCTCATCTCGCTGCATCCGGCCTTCCACGGCGGTTGA
- the greA gene encoding transcription elongation factor GreA: MSDDAAVTFLTQEAYDRLAAELEHLSTTGREEIAKRIEAAREEGDLKENGGYHAAKDEQGKQEARIRTLQSLLKNAVVGEAPASNGVVEPGTVVTALVAGDEEVFLLGSREIAAGGDLDVYSEASPLGSAIIGLKEGEKASYTAPNGREIGVEIVKVETYSPS; encoded by the coding sequence GTGTCCGATGATGCTGCGGTGACCTTTCTCACCCAGGAGGCCTACGACCGTCTCGCTGCCGAGCTGGAGCACCTCTCGACCACGGGTCGCGAGGAGATCGCCAAGCGCATCGAGGCGGCACGCGAAGAGGGCGATCTCAAGGAGAACGGCGGCTATCACGCGGCCAAAGACGAGCAGGGCAAGCAAGAGGCGCGCATCCGCACCCTGCAGTCGCTGCTGAAGAACGCCGTCGTCGGTGAAGCCCCCGCCAGCAACGGCGTGGTTGAGCCCGGCACCGTCGTGACCGCTCTCGTCGCCGGCGACGAAGAGGTCTTTCTGCTGGGCAGTCGAGAGATCGCCGCCGGTGGCGACCTCGACGTCTACAGTGAGGCCTCGCCCCTGGGTAGCGCGATCATCGGCCTCAAAGAAGGCGAGAAGGCCTCGTACACGGCGCCGAACGGTCGTGAGATCGGGGTCGAGATCGTCAAGGTCGAGACCTACTCGCCCAGCTGA
- a CDS encoding M48 family metalloprotease, whose protein sequence is MYSAIARNKRNTWFILIAFIVVLGLLGALIGWLAGNNWWITAFILLFAGTYATVQYFTADRQALALSGAFEVDKQSAPRYYRIVENLCITTGTPMPKLYVVEDAAPNAFATGRTPDRAAITVTTSLFELMTDRELEGVLAHELGHIRNYDIRVSMIVFGLVVAVGIIADILLRMTFFGGARRSNNSSGGGQAQLIFLLLGIVAAIVAPLLAGVVQAAISRQREYLADATSAMTTRDPDALASALGKLQTYGRPLQKANTSMAHLWIADPLRPSAMQRMFATHPPIPDRIERLHTMGGSF, encoded by the coding sequence TTGTACTCGGCGATAGCGCGCAACAAGCGCAACACCTGGTTCATCCTCATCGCGTTCATCGTCGTCCTCGGGCTGCTGGGCGCCCTGATCGGGTGGCTGGCGGGCAACAACTGGTGGATCACCGCATTCATCCTGTTGTTCGCCGGCACGTATGCGACGGTGCAGTACTTCACCGCCGACCGACAGGCACTCGCGCTGTCGGGCGCGTTCGAGGTCGACAAGCAGAGCGCCCCGCGCTACTACCGCATCGTCGAGAACCTGTGCATCACGACCGGCACGCCGATGCCCAAGCTGTACGTGGTCGAAGACGCCGCCCCCAACGCCTTTGCGACCGGGCGTACGCCTGATCGGGCCGCGATCACTGTCACGACGAGCCTGTTCGAGCTGATGACAGACCGTGAGCTCGAAGGCGTGCTGGCGCATGAGCTCGGCCACATCCGCAACTACGACATCCGCGTGTCGATGATCGTTTTCGGCCTGGTGGTCGCCGTGGGCATCATCGCCGACATCCTGCTGCGCATGACCTTCTTCGGCGGCGCACGCCGGTCGAACAACAGCTCGGGCGGGGGACAGGCGCAACTCATCTTCTTGCTTCTGGGCATCGTGGCTGCCATCGTCGCGCCTCTGCTGGCCGGTGTGGTGCAGGCCGCGATCTCACGGCAACGCGAGTACCTCGCCGATGCGACCAGCGCGATGACCACGCGCGATCCCGACGCGCTCGCGTCGGCGCTGGGCAAGCTGCAGACCTACGGTCGCCCGTTGCAGAAGGCGAACACGTCGATGGCACACCTGTGGATCGCCGATCCGCTGCGCCCGAGCGCGATGCAGCGGATGTTCGCGACCCATCCGCCGATTCCCGACCGGATCGAGCGTCTGCACACCATGGGCGGCTCGTTCTGA